One part of the Paroedura picta isolate Pp20150507F chromosome 5, Ppicta_v3.0, whole genome shotgun sequence genome encodes these proteins:
- the MGST1 gene encoding microsomal glutathione S-transferase 1: MVLDLMEVIDIEVILVYVKCMIILTIKMMLMSALTGFYRMKNKAFANMEDVASVGKGEQAKKYLRTDPDVERIRRIHLNDLENIVPFTFIGLVYSISGISYTTAWWHFHLFLGARIFHTIAYFIPLPQPCRGLSWGVGYFVTFSMIYKLFTVWLTL, translated from the exons ATGGTGCTCGATCTTATGGAAGTCATCGACATAGAGGTGATTCTGGTTTATGTCAAGTGTATGATCATCCTCACGATAAAAATGATGCTGATGAGTGCCTTGACGGGATTCTACCGAATGAAGAATAAG GCATTTGCGAACATGGAAGATGTGGCCTCAGTCGGGAAGGGGGAGCAGGCGAAAAAGTATTTGCGGACTGATCCAGATGTGGAGCGCATACGCAG AATCCATCTCAATGATCTGGAGAACATCGTTCCCTTTACCTTCATCGGACTGGTCTACTCCATCAGTGGCATCTCTTACACCACCGCCTGGTGGCATTTCCACCTTTTCCTCGGGGCTAGGATCTTCCACACCATTGCTTACTTCATACCTCTTCCCCAGCCCTGCCGAGGATTGTCTTGGGGAGTGGGCTACTTTGTGACCTTTTCCATGATATACAAGTTGTTCACTGTCTGGTTGACTCTGTGA